In Arachis hypogaea cultivar Tifrunner chromosome 17, arahy.Tifrunner.gnm2.J5K5, whole genome shotgun sequence, a single window of DNA contains:
- the LOC112763613 gene encoding uncharacterized protein, with translation MAERLPPIPSELLQMQERTEDAEQQSGPTHVSDTARQEGEQPEYNEEAQQDNKNDDQESSPGPFMAEVLNFVLPRRFTLPTTLTPYDGLGDPKKYIKKFTSIMIVNGSISRFRDISKPFEEHFAGLAIYLHDSDYLNIIKQGQHESLKDYMTRFTKIALSIPNLHPEVELHAIKSGLQPGKFQETIVVAKPKTMAALHEKAKGQIDIEELRQARKTEKPHYRDDDRTRDKKKNFKPTSRYESYTQFNTKRDDIIKEILNSKLIKPPRKAGSYPDSKGADRSKYCSFHQKHGHTTDDCVIAKDLLERLARQGHLDKYIGGHIQQRTPPSGDQNSATPHGREKD, from the exons ATGGCTGAACGACTTCCACCCATACCATCCGAACTCCTTCAGATG CAAGAACGAACAGAAGATGCAGAGCAGCAGTCAGGGCCAACACATGTCTCAGACACTGCTCGACAGGAGGGGGAGCAACCCGAGTATAATGAGGAAGCTCAGCAAGACAACAAGAATGATGATCAGGAAAGCTCCCCTGGACCATTCATGGCTGAAGTGTTGAACTTCGTGCTACCCCGAAGGTTTACTCTACCGACCACCCTAACTCCCTATGATGGGTTAGGTGATCCGAAGAAATACATCAAGAAGTTCACCTCCATAATGATAGTAAACG GTTCTATTTCTCGATTTCGAGACATATCAAAGCCCTTTGAGGAGCACTTTGCTGGATTGGCCATCTACTTACATGACTCCGACTATCTGAACATAATCAAGCAAGGTCAGCACGAAAGCCTCAAGGACTACATGACGCGCTTCACAAAGATAGCCCTAAGTATACCCAACCTCCACCCCGAGGTGGAGCTACACGCTATAAAAAGCGGATTGCAACCAGGAAAGTTCCAGGAAACTATTGTCGTGGCCAAACCTAAGACTATGGCCGCGCTTCACGAAAAGGCGAAAGGTCAGATCGACATCGAGGAACTCCGGCAAGCACGGAAAACAGAAAAGCCTCATTACAGAGACGACGACAGAACTCGAGACAAAAAGAAGAACTTCAAACCGACTTCGCGATATGAGTCCTACACTCAATTCAACACAAAACGCGATGATATCATCAAGGAAATCTTGAATTCAAAATTAATCAAGCCACCAAGAAAAGCCGGCAGTTACCCAGATTCAAAAGGTGCAGACCGATCAAAATACTGCTCTTTCCACCAGAAGCACGGACACACTACCGACGACTGTGTCATCGCCAAAGACCTACTGGAGCGACTAGCTCGGCAAGGTCACCTGGACAAATACATCGGCGGCCACATACAGCAGCGAACACCCCCCTCTGGAGACCAAAACTCCGCCACGCCACATGGCCGAGAAAAAGACTGA
- the LOC112765995 gene encoding plastocyanin — MATVTTSAAVTIPSFIGLKAATINATAKVSAGAKVSGPQFPRLGVKASLKDVGVAVVATAASAVLASNAMAIEVLLGGDDGSLAFIPKDFSVAAGEKIVFKNNAGFPHNIVFDEDEIPSGVDASKISMSEEDLLNGPGEVYSVTLSEKGTYSFYCAPHQGAGMVGKVTVN, encoded by the coding sequence ATGGCTACCGTCACTACCTCCGCAGCTGTTACCATTCCATCATTTATTGGCCTAAAGGCAGCTACAATAAACGCCACCGCTAAAGTTAGTGCCGGAGCTAAGGTGTCAGGACCCCAGTTTCCAAGGCTCGGCGTGAAGGCATCACTCAAGGACGTTGGAGTAGCTGTTGTGGCCACCGCTGCCAGCGCAGTGCTAGCCAGCAATGCCATGGCCATTGAGGTCTTGCTCGGTGGTGATGATGGGTCTCTAGCTTTTATCCCAAAGGATTTCTCAGTTGCTGCTGGAGAGAAGATCGTGTTCAAGAATAATGCTGGTTTCCCACACAACATTGTGTTCGACGAGGATGAGATTCCCAGTGGAGTGGACGCATCGAAAATCTCAATGTCTGAAGAAGACTTACTCAATGGGCCTGGTGAGGTTTACAGTGTTACTTTGAGTGAGAAAGGAACCTACTCTTTCTACTGTGCCCCTCACCAAGGAGCTGGTATGGTTGGAAAAGTCACCGTTAACTAG